The following nucleotide sequence is from Candidatus Jordarchaeales archaeon.
TAACCGGGTTAAATGGAACATCGCACTCCTTCAGGAAACGGGCTGCCGCCATGATTTTGTCCCAGGCACCTTGACCTCTTATGAGCTCGCATGTCTCTTTGGTGGCAGCGTCAAAGCTCAACGAAACATAGACGTCAAGCCTGTTTAGGCGTGCTGCAACTTCTCTGTCTAAGAGGCTTCCATTGGTGACTATTCCAACGTAGGGGCCCATATTCCTAATGTACCCTAGCAAGTGGAATATGTCGTCTCTGACTAGGGGTTCTCCCCCCGTGACTGAAATGAATCCTGGTCTTAGGCTAACCATCTCTTCTATAAGCCTTTCGGCTTCCCTTGTCCCAAGCTCAGCTGAAAATCTCCCCCGCACGTAGCAGTGAAAACAACTGCGGTTACACCTTGCGGTGCAAAGCCAAACAATAAATCCAGGACGCGCCGTAATCACCTATCCTCCTAAGGGAGAGCACTTACATCCTCTCACTAAACGGTTGAATTGAGGGTTTAAAATAGGTTTCTAGGAGGAACCAATTAGATCTCAGGCTGATTTTAGGCCTTCAACTCTTGCTTTAAGTGGTGACGGTGAGGTGAAAATGGTGTATGCATTGTTGAAAAAGTTTAAACGGCACGCACCTTTTCTTATCTGTAACATGTCCACCCATTGAGGGGTTGGCCTTGGTTCTAGATGAGATTAAGAGGAAGTATGGGTCGCTGTGTATCCTGGTTGGTGACGGCGGAACGGGTATAGCTGTCTTCACCGCTGGTAGTGCGGGAACAGACCCCGATATGACCGCTGCTCTCGTTTACGGTCTGGAGCAAGCTATGAGGGAGCACTCAACGTCGGCTAGGGATGTCTTCTTCGGCGGCTTGTCCCCTCAAGGTGGGTTAAGCTGGTGCGTCAGAAAGGTCGACATTAGGGGTGAGAGTAGAGAGCTATACGTGGGCGTCATATTGTCTCCGGGTGAGATGTACACGTATGATGTTAACATACTTAACCAGGATGACGAAAAAAGGGGGTGGTTCTTCAGGTTTTTAAGGGAAAGCTTGCTGAGTGAGGTCGCCGACGCTGTCGGGGGAGCGGCTGAAGAGGGTTTCGACAAGTTCCTTAGTAGTGGCCGGAAGCTTGGAGCATCGAAAGAGGTTAAACTGCTCAGGGGAGTCGACGAGTTAGGGGAGACGTACAAGATTCTCTCTAGGGCATATAAAAAGTTCCAGGAGAGGGAGGAGGGGGTCATGCTCGACGCTTTGACGCGTGAAGGAAAAAGGGTTGACGGGGAGAGAGTTGTTGCTGAGGCAGCTAGAGAGTTTCTTGAAGCAATCTTCGACGCGCAGGATGTAGATGACGAGGGGGGTGTTTTAGCCGCGCTAAGGGGATTTAGGGATGCTGATGAAGCTTTCACTCACGTGTGGCTTTCCTGTGCCGAGGCGCTCTGTGAAGCTAACCCGGCTTTCCTATTACTGGCTGGTGGAGAAGAGGAATACCTCGAACTCTTGAAGAGGGCACTGGAAGAGGCTCTAAAAAATTGGAGGAGTAGAGCGGCGAGAATATTGCTTGACAAGAGGTTTGGGGAGAGCTTCATATTGGATGGTAAAATTACAGTTAGCCGCGAGAAGCTTGGTGATGTAGGGAGCGTACTGGTTGAGGTAGCGTCAGGACTGGAAGAGGGGCTGCGCAAGAATTTCCCTCTTGTGGCTTTAACCTTCGAGGTGGCTGGAAGGGGACTTTTAGAGGAACTTGCCGACTACGTTTTCTCACTCGTTCAACATATCCAGGAGAATGTCTTCAGCAATTTCAAGACTAAGGTCCTTGAGGAGCTTAACGTGGAGAGAATTAGGCTGCTTTACCATGGTTTAACGTTCGAGGAGATTAAAGCAAAAGTTGAGGAATACGTATATGATCGTATGAGGGAGTTCGAGGAGCAGCTTTACTTCATCAGTAACCTGCTTGTGCTTTCAAGCCCCGTCTTAGAAAGAGCTGGGAGAGAGCTTAGAGATAACGTCTTGGAGAAGGTTGTCTCGACGGTTATGAAGGGAGAGGTTCCCGTTCTCCTCACAGCGATAAAGCACGTTAAGAGCGCTGTTAAGGACCTGAGGGGCAGGATTTTTTTGGACGTTGCGGAGGCGTTTCTAAAAGAGGCGGGTGGAGGAGTTATGGCAGCGTTGCCTGCGTTAGGATACATGTTAGAGGAGGCTGGAATGCTTGACGCTTTCACCGGGAAGGTGAAGGCCACATGTGAGGAGATGAAGGCACCCCTCGACGTGGAGGGGATCACTGCTAGGCTTATGGAGAGGGGGGCGTTCCTGTCAGGGTGTGTTGAGGATATCCAGATAGCGGGGAGCGCTTTTATGAGGGGGCTTAAGAAGAGCATAGCTTCGTGGATAGGTAGGATCCTATTGGACGAGCATGGCAGGCCGCCCGTTGTCAGGCTTTTGTACAACTCTTACCTTGACCTAGGTGCGAGGGTTAATGGCGCGCGGCTGGCGTTCAAGGTGTTGAGCACGATAGTCTCCGAGCTAAGAAGAGAGGGTGTTTTTGGAGCTAGAGAGTTAGCTGAGGCAGTTGAAGAGGTGTACGAAACTGTTGTGAAGGAGTTGAGGAGGTTTAAGGAGGAGGATAAAGCGAGAAAGCTACTTGATAAGGTTTCCAGGAAGGTTGGTGTATCTTTCAGCTCTGTGAAGCAGCTCTCGTCGTACCTAGCTAAGAGGAAGAGCACGGTTTGGGGTTGGGTGCTCGGGAAGGGTGAGGGAGATGTCATGCTGGTACCCCAGGTTTCGCTAGACCCCAATTACTTGGCTGCATTTTACACGAGGATTTCCGACGTGATCTCTGAGGATGTTTCTCTTTTCAGGGAGATTGTGTCGCTGCTTAAAGGCGCTGGTGTAAACGTTGAGGAAAAGGTTAGGGACGCATTGAACCTCCTTGCTGGTGAAGCTAGGAAGCTTAAGGGGATGCGTGGTGTCAAGAGGAGAGTTGAGGAGCTTTTGAAGGAGAAAAGTGTGGGCATCTTTAGGCGTCCCGAACCCTTCGAGGAAATTGTTGAAAGGTGGAGAGTTGACCCCTTCTTTGGGGGGCGTGAGGAGTTCTTGGAAGGTTATGTCAGCTGCACTTTTTGGGAGGATAAGGATTTGGTGACTTTGCTCGTCGACCGCGCCATTAAGCGTCTCACAGGTCTTAAAGACGAATCCGAACTGGTAAACAAGGTTGCAGATTCTTTCAAGAGACAGAAGGAGACGTTTAAATTGGCGTTCAAAGTTCTATCTGAGCATTTCTCCCAGTTCACACAGTACTTAGAGTTGCAGAGTATCCTAGTTGAACTCTCATTCCTCTCAAACAGCGAGGTTAAGTTCCTGAAGAAACTCGGCTACCCGGACCTCAAAATGGAGTTGAAGACAGTGGAGGAGAAGGCTGTTAGAGTTGAAGTAGAAGAGGGGAAGCCGTTCGTGGTTCTCGGAGAAGTTGACGGATCGTTTTTCCCAAGGGGTGGGGAGGACGTCAAAGAGTGCCTTAAAAACTTTGGAGAGTTTAAAGTTAAAAGCGGCGATTCAAAGCTCACTGTCTTATTTGAGCTGCCCGGCTTCGGGGGAGAGGTGGCCAATGTTGCCGAGGTAGCTAGAGCGAGCGCGTGGGAGACTTTCATGAAGGAAAACGAAGAGTACTTCAAGGTTTTCAGAGAGGTGTTGGGGCCTGTGGGTCCAGGGGCTCAGCAGGAGCTTGACATGTTGAAGGAATTCCTAAAATTTAACGTGTTTAAAGCCAAGTGAATAAGTCCAAACCGAGGGGTTCTAAAAAGCCGCCTTCAGCCACACTTTTCGGAATAGTTTTGGAAAAGGACGTTTTTTAAGCAAAAAGAGCCTATTCTTTCAAGTCGTGAATGGTTCTTGGTTCCTTTACCACCATGGCCTTGAACAATCCCGGTCGTGTGTTAAGGGGGTTTCTTTTTGGAGGCGGGGACGAAACCTTCGGACAGTATATTGAAGAGGCATTGCGTGCATAGCGACGGGTCTACGAACACTAGTTTTACCGCGTTGTAGACTTCGCTAAAGACCTTGCCCTTGACTTTTCTTCCCTTAATCTTCACGTGCTTTCCCGTTGATGGGCAGAGTAGATACCCGTCTTTTCCTTCAATAACGGCGTTGTAACAGATTTTTTGCTCTCCAGAGAGAGAGCGAAATTCCTTGCTGTTCACGAGAAAAACTTCTGTGAGTTCTGCTTCGTTAAGGCAGAAACTGTTATCGCTGTCGCGTAACAGGCATGGGCAGCCGCTATAGATTTTAATGTCCAACTAGATGCCTCCAGGTATTCAGCGCTCTTATTTTACGAGCTAAGGGACTATAAAGATTCTAAGAAAATCATTCCATTTCAACGTGGAACTTGCAGTGCTGGTATCCGAGACCCCAACACTCGACTTCCTTGGACGAGAAAGGCTTACCAGTTGACTGCTCCATGAACCCCTCTATGAAGCCTTTCTCTAGCCCGCACAAGCTGACACCTATGTTTTCCTGCCCAGAGGCGAGGGCGCAAGAGTCTACTGTTACGAGGAATGACTTGTCGCTGAGCACCTCCACGTTGCAGTTCGAGTGTATACCGCTCATTAGCATGAATGGGGAGTTCATGATGTTCTTTAGCTCTATTATCGCTTCTCTGGCTTCCATTTCCTCGCTCGGAGCCAAGAGCTTGCCTAGCCTTTTTCCTGCAAGTCTCAGGAAGAAGTCCGCGACAGGGTCTGCCAGCTTTATCGAAGTTACTTGCTGCTGTAGGTTCATTATGTGAGTGTAGTCTGAGATGCCAACTCTTATTTTACGTCCTTCCAGTATGCTTTGCACCATGTTTCTGAAGAGAGTCTTTATGAGGCGGTTGAACGATTCCTCCCTATCAACCCCCTTCCTGGCCGGGTGCGCGGCGGTCTTTCTGCCTTCAAGCATCTCTTCGTTTAGGGAGAGCTCGAACTCACAGTAAGACGCGCCTAAACCCCAACAGTCCCTCTCGACGACGTATACGCTTTCCCCCAAAATTGCCTCTGCAAGCCCGCTGAGCATCCCCGCAGTGAAACAGCAGAGAGGCTCGCCTATTACTGGTACGCCAACTGCCGTTGCCAACTCGTAGATTCTTACGCGCCCGTAGCACTCGCCTTCCTCCACGACTTCCGCGTTCCTAGCGTCGAAGACCCCTAACTGGTTCTGCTTCAAGTGAAACCTGTCTATGGCGGTTAAGAAGTTGCTGAACTTCTTCCTGATAGACATGTAGGGGTCTCCCAGTTCCGGTTTTATGTCGTAAAGGAGGCTTGTGAAGGCGCCCATCTTCCCTGCGAGCTTCCCTATAGAGTAGAGGAGGTTTCCGGCGCTCGCATCCAGCGAGAGGAGGGATATTGTGGCGAGTTGAAGGTTGCTTATGTGGACGTAGTCTCCTATGTTCTTCCTTATCCTCTCCTTGGAATTTATGCTTTTAACGAAGTTTAGGTTCGCCTCTATGAAAACCTGCTTCGCGCCTACTTCAAGCCTTTCGGCTCGGGATGGAGCGCTGCGCAGCACACCTTTCATCAGTGCTTCTTCAACCTCTTTCTCGTCCACCATGCCGGATATCACGGGAACGTCGTCAACTATGACATATGGCAGGCTCGTAATGTTGTACTCGTCGATAAGCTCATCATGCTCGTCTACGTCGAATACATTCACTGTTACAAACTCATCTCCGAAAAAGCGGGAAACAGCTTTCCTAACCATCCGCTCTACGGGGGCACAGAATGCACAATTCTTACTCTTAAAGAAAAGTATCCTTATCGGGACAGACTCCAATATCATCGCCCTTAAAGCAACCTCGCAACTAATTAGGGAAGAGAAGACCTTTAACTTTTTTCTCCCCTACTACCCGGCTGCAAAAAAGGGTTAAGAGTGTTTAGGTCGCTAGGTCACGTATTTCAATATCTCTTTTATGTCAAATGGGTTGACGGTGAACATCACGTGCCTTCTAGCTTCCGGCGTCGGGTTTACTCCTATCGTTAACCCAGCAATCTTAAACATTGGAACGTCTAAGATGTCGTTTCCTATAGCCGCGCACTCCGTGGGCGTTACTCCTTCCCTCCTGGCTATCATGGCTAAGACTTCGGCTTTCCTCTCCGGCGTCATAGGATTACCAACAATTCTACCGGTTAAGACACCATTCCTAGACTCTACTGGGTTACTGTAAACGTAGTGTATGCCCAAACGTCTCTTTATGGGGAGGAAGCCTATGTTGCTGCCACCGCAGCTCACCAGCGCCGTCCTGTAACCCAAACTTCTCAAAGTAGCGAAGACCTCGTCGACGCCAGGTCTGAGCTTTAGCTGTGCCATCATCCTCTTGACGAACTCGACGGGAACCCCGCGCCATAGCTCGGCTCCACGCCTTAAACCCTCTTCAAACCCTATCTCCCCCTTTGCCATGGCGCTGTACAGTTTGCGCGCAGCGTCGCCAAACCCGAGCTCTTCGGCGAAACGAATGCTATGCTCGCCGTCGTAAAGCACACCGTCAAAGTCGAATACTACGACTTTCACGTCAATTTTTCTCTGGCGCAAGCTTTGCATGCAGGTGCACCCTCTCACTAAGAATAACGTAGAACCTTATGCGCCGAGTAGTTTAAAACCCTTTTCGAACAGTGGAGTCGCTTCACCAACCGTGGAGGTTCATTTTAAACGAAAGGCTTATACTTGTGGATCAAGCTCTCTAGTCCATTGAAAAGTGGAAGTGGAGGTTAGGAGTTTTGGCTGGCCTTCTGAAGGGTAAAGTGGCCATCGTTACCGGTGCCGGGAGAGGTATAGGAAGGGAGGAAGCGTTGGCGCTGGCCAAAGAAGGAGCTAAAGTCGTCGTCAACGATCTAGGTGGAGGCTTCGACGGGAAAGGGGAGCATCACGGCCCAGCAGACAACGTCGTTAAGGAGATAAAGGAGATGGGGGGCGAGGCTGTACCGAACTACGATGACGTGTCTAACTTCAACGCGGCGAAGAGAATAATTGACACCGCGATAGAAGCTTTTGGAAAGCTGGACATACTCGTCAATAACGCCGGGATTCTGCGCGACAGGATGATTTTCAACATGACGGAGGAAGAGTGGGATGCGGTAATAAATGTCCATCTTAAGGGTACGTTCAACTGTACTAGGCACGCGTGCGCCTATTGGAGGGAGGAG
It contains:
- a CDS encoding V4R domain-containing protein, which encodes MILESVPIRILFFKSKNCAFCAPVERMVRKAVSRFFGDEFVTVNVFDVDEHDELIDEYNITSLPYVIVDDVPVISGMVDEKEVEEALMKGVLRSAPSRAERLEVGAKQVFIEANLNFVKSINSKERIRKNIGDYVHISNLQLATISLLSLDASAGNLLYSIGKLAGKMGAFTSLLYDIKPELGDPYMSIRKKFSNFLTAIDRFHLKQNQLGVFDARNAEVVEEGECYGRVRIYELATAVGVPVIGEPLCCFTAGMLSGLAEAILGESVYVVERDCWGLGASYCEFELSLNEEMLEGRKTAAHPARKGVDREESFNRLIKTLFRNMVQSILEGRKIRVGISDYTHIMNLQQQVTSIKLADPVADFFLRLAGKRLGKLLAPSEEMEAREAIIELKNIMNSPFMLMSGIHSNCNVEVLSDKSFLVTVDSCALASGQENIGVSLCGLEKGFIEGFMEQSTGKPFSSKEVECWGLGYQHCKFHVEME
- a CDS encoding HAD family phosphatase, encoding MQSLRQRKIDVKVVVFDFDGVLYDGEHSIRFAEELGFGDAARKLYSAMAKGEIGFEEGLRRGAELWRGVPVEFVKRMMAQLKLRPGVDEVFATLRSLGYRTALVSCGGSNIGFLPIKRRLGIHYVYSNPVESRNGVLTGRIVGNPMTPERKAEVLAMIARREGVTPTECAAIGNDILDVPMFKIAGLTIGVNPTPEARRHVMFTVNPFDIKEILKYVT